The following are from one region of the Eubacterium sp. MSJ-33 genome:
- a CDS encoding sugar transferase: MQKVNGAIKRIFDVVSSGVAIILLIPVWIGTALAIKKDSKGPVFFKQERRTKDGKVFRMLKFRSMVVDAEKMGTGLFNYKNDPRVTKVGRKLRDSSIDELPQLFNIFKGDMSVVGPRPCVTYELGEFETLNKRYRKRFDVKAGLTGLAQVKGRNDISWDEKVGYDNEYVDKFRKYGVLTDIKILIESVFRVFAKEDIYENKLDESMNDEEAAQVEEAEIIRLAHLPD; the protein is encoded by the coding sequence ATGCAGAAGGTAAATGGAGCAATAAAAAGAATATTCGATGTCGTATCATCCGGAGTGGCAATCATTTTATTGATTCCCGTCTGGATAGGAACGGCGCTTGCAATAAAAAAGGATTCCAAAGGACCTGTTTTCTTCAAACAGGAAAGACGAACGAAGGATGGTAAAGTGTTCCGGATGTTGAAGTTTCGTTCCATGGTGGTAGATGCAGAGAAGATGGGAACCGGACTTTTTAATTATAAGAATGATCCCCGTGTGACAAAAGTAGGACGGAAGCTTCGGGACAGCAGTATAGATGAGCTGCCGCAGCTATTCAATATATTCAAGGGTGATATGTCTGTGGTTGGCCCGCGACCATGTGTGACATATGAATTGGGCGAATTTGAAACTCTGAATAAGCGATACAGGAAACGCTTTGATGTAAAGGCCGGTTTGACGGGACTTGCCCAGGTTAAGGGAAGAAATGATATCTCATGGGACGAGAAGGTTGGCTATGACAATGAATATGTAGACAAGTTTCGCAAGTACGGTGTACTGACGGATATCAAAATTTTGATAGAGTCTGTGTTCCGTGTGTTTGCGAAGGAAGATATCTATGAGAACAAGCTGGATGAGTCTATGAACGATGAAGAAGCTGCACAGGTAGAAGAAGCTGAAATCATTCGCTTGGCTCATCTGCCGGATTAA
- a CDS encoding aldolase/citrate lyase family protein yields MPLTLMYITNKPSVALIAEKYGVQRIWIDLETKGKEKRQKGMNTVKSHHTIEDIQKIKPLLSKSELLVRINPWDEESVREIEKVIAAGADIIMLPMWKTLSEVEKFVRAVKGRCKTVLLLETKEAEACLEAVLQYGRFDEIHIGLNDLHLSYGYSFMFELLANGIVESICKKIEAFGIPYGFGGIARLGFGDLPAEKIIMEHYRLGSTRAILSRSFCNMELTTDLQEVEDIFRENMEKLREYEKEIIQTATKKDYESNRDEVQDCVANILNRRKGIA; encoded by the coding sequence ATGCCTTTAACATTGATGTACATTACAAATAAACCGTCTGTGGCTTTGATAGCAGAAAAATATGGCGTACAGCGAATATGGATTGATTTGGAAACAAAGGGGAAAGAGAAAAGACAAAAGGGTATGAACACAGTCAAATCACATCATACCATCGAAGATATCCAAAAAATAAAACCCTTGTTATCAAAATCAGAATTATTAGTGCGAATCAATCCTTGGGATGAGGAATCTGTACGGGAAATTGAGAAAGTAATAGCTGCAGGTGCAGATATAATTATGCTTCCGATGTGGAAAACACTATCAGAAGTTGAAAAATTTGTTAGGGCTGTAAAGGGAAGGTGTAAGACTGTCTTATTATTGGAAACAAAAGAAGCAGAAGCTTGTCTGGAAGCTGTATTGCAATACGGACGTTTTGATGAAATTCATATTGGCCTAAATGATTTGCATTTGTCTTATGGATATTCTTTCATGTTTGAGCTTTTGGCAAATGGAATTGTGGAGTCTATCTGCAAAAAAATAGAGGCGTTTGGCATACCATATGGGTTTGGCGGTATAGCACGACTTGGATTTGGAGATCTCCCGGCGGAAAAAATTATTATGGAGCATTACAGGTTGGGCTCAACAAGAGCAATTTTATCAAGAAGCTTTTGTAATATGGAGCTGACAACAGATTTACAGGAAGTGGAAGATATATTCCGTGAAAATATGGAGAAACTTCGAGAGTATGAGAAGGAGATAATTCAAACTGCGACGAAAAAAGATTATGAAAGCAATCGAGACGAGGTTCAAGATTGCGTTGCTAATATTTTGAATCGCCGGAAGGGGATAGCATGA
- a CDS encoding branched-chain amino acid transaminase yields the protein MKYDIEHRRIWFKGNVVDVNDANINVLAPTSQFGLNVFEGIPCYWNEEEKQLYAFRLEDHYNRLLKSAKLLQIDCPYTKEELKQAFIDVIRVNEYDENLSVRQTLFVDGFGSWGSCAPVEMFIAPIPRGRTSAEYNKKGLNVCVTSWRRISDETLSPRIKCGANYMNSRVGQREALRNGYDTCIFLNETGKVAEGPGSCFFMIKDGMLITPQLTDSVLESITRDTIIKIAKDMKIPVVERSIDRTELYTCDEAFLCGSAMEMTSILSIDGYEKNVEQVLPQIKKKYLNIVTGKEKGYSDWNTPIY from the coding sequence ATGAAATATGATATAGAGCACAGGCGTATATGGTTTAAGGGAAATGTAGTGGATGTGAACGATGCTAACATCAATGTGCTGGCTCCGACATCACAATTTGGATTAAATGTCTTTGAAGGTATTCCGTGTTATTGGAATGAAGAAGAAAAGCAATTGTATGCGTTTCGGTTGGAGGATCATTATAATCGGTTGCTTAAATCAGCAAAACTTCTTCAGATTGATTGCCCATATACGAAAGAAGAATTAAAACAGGCATTTATAGATGTAATTCGGGTAAATGAATATGATGAGAATCTTTCTGTCAGACAGACCTTATTTGTGGATGGCTTTGGCTCCTGGGGATCCTGCGCCCCGGTAGAGATGTTTATTGCACCGATTCCACGGGGCAGAACCAGTGCGGAATACAATAAAAAGGGCTTGAATGTATGTGTGACATCATGGAGAAGAATCAGTGATGAGACATTATCTCCTAGAATAAAATGTGGTGCAAACTATATGAATAGCAGAGTTGGACAAAGAGAGGCGCTTCGGAACGGATATGATACATGCATATTTTTAAATGAGACCGGTAAGGTTGCAGAAGGACCGGGATCTTGTTTTTTTATGATTAAAGACGGCATGTTGATTACACCGCAACTGACAGACAGCGTACTGGAAAGTATTACAAGAGATACCATTATAAAAATTGCAAAGGATATGAAAATTCCGGTTGTTGAGAGAAGCATTGATCGGACAGAACTGTATACGTGCGATGAAGCATTTTTGTGTGGGTCGGCGATGGAAATGACTTCTATATTGAGCATTGACGGGTATGAGAAAAACGTAGAGCAGGTATTACCTCAAATAAAGAAAAAATATTTGAATATAGTGACTGGAAAAGAAAAAGGTTATTCTGATTGGAATACACCAATCTATTAA
- a CDS encoding pyridoxal-dependent decarboxylase, translated as MRITSEKINELREVYGDSFYLLDSEQFTHNFWELKAEFAKIYPNFNIAYSYKTNYIPKLCRIVNELGGYAEVVSEMELELAYRCGVKPQNIIWNGPIKNPDKLENFLLSGGTVNIDSIDEAEYIESLAQKTECVLNVGIRCNFDVQDGVLSRFGLDVFGEDFQSVLEMVTHNPKIHLINYQCHFAKRQIEFWPARAKGMIDLIEKTGIVPERVDIGGGLYGKMADSLREQFSDEIPNYSAYATVAACVFADYFKDRSSMPELVIEPGSALVGDCMKFVGTVKTIKNIRGKYIASVLGSQKNISMTGVNPPIEVLHMSEGKDYRELDMVGFTCIEGDVLYKNYNGHLAKGDAIVISNCGSYSLVMKPPFILPNFPVLDICGAQTEVIKRAETFEDIFNTFNI; from the coding sequence ATGAGGATAACGTCAGAAAAGATTAATGAATTAAGAGAGGTCTACGGTGATTCGTTTTACTTGCTTGATTCGGAACAGTTTACACACAATTTTTGGGAATTAAAGGCTGAGTTTGCGAAGATATACCCAAATTTCAACATTGCATATTCCTACAAGACAAACTATATACCGAAATTATGTAGAATCGTAAATGAGCTTGGAGGTTATGCAGAGGTTGTTTCAGAGATGGAACTGGAATTGGCGTATCGATGTGGAGTAAAACCACAAAACATCATTTGGAATGGACCAATCAAGAACCCGGACAAGCTGGAAAATTTTCTGTTGTCCGGTGGAACTGTGAACATAGATTCCATCGATGAAGCAGAATATATAGAAAGTCTGGCACAAAAAACAGAATGCGTATTGAATGTTGGGATACGCTGTAATTTTGATGTTCAGGATGGCGTGCTGTCGCGGTTTGGGTTAGATGTTTTCGGAGAGGACTTTCAATCGGTTTTGGAAATGGTCACTCATAATCCGAAAATTCATCTTATTAATTACCAATGTCATTTTGCAAAACGTCAGATAGAGTTTTGGCCTGCTCGTGCAAAAGGAATGATTGATTTAATAGAAAAAACCGGAATCGTTCCTGAACGCGTAGATATTGGTGGTGGCTTGTATGGGAAAATGGCTGACAGCCTGCGGGAACAGTTTTCTGATGAGATTCCGAATTATTCTGCGTACGCTACAGTGGCGGCGTGTGTATTTGCTGACTATTTTAAAGATCGCAGTTCCATGCCGGAACTTGTGATAGAACCTGGGTCTGCGCTGGTTGGTGACTGCATGAAATTTGTAGGTACAGTGAAAACGATTAAAAATATCCGGGGTAAATATATAGCATCCGTGCTTGGAAGCCAGAAAAATATCAGTATGACAGGCGTGAATCCACCAATAGAGGTCTTACACATGAGTGAAGGAAAAGACTATAGAGAGCTGGACATGGTTGGATTTACCTGCATAGAAGGGGATGTTCTATATAAAAATTATAATGGGCATCTTGCAAAAGGGGATGCAATAGTGATTAGCAATTGTGGCTCTTATTCCCTTGTGATGAAGCCGCCGTTCATCCTTCCGAATTTCCCTGTGTTAGACATATGTGGAGCACAAACAGAAGTGATTAAACGTGCTGAAACATTTGAGGATATATTTAACACTTTTAACATATAA